The DNA segment TTGTAGCCAGTTTCAGATTTCTTTATGGCCCACCGCCTTATACGAGCATCCCTAGAAAGAATAGATGATGATTTTCTAGCATCAAACAACTTTGAGCGTTTATATAAACTGTGTCGGAATAATGGATTAGCTGGGTCCCTCTTATTAACACTATTAAAATACTCCTTCAGTTCAAAATCATCTGCATCGCTATTAAGACCCTTGATCTTATTAAAGGCAAGAGGTTTTTCACTGATCTGCCTAAGACTCTTTAGTTTGGAATATGACTCTTCAACAATCCCAGCACCACGTGAACCGCGATTCCTGATCCAGCACACATCAGGAAATTTAAAGACCAGCTCCTTCAACTGGCAGCAACCTCTGATATCTATTGAACATAAAAAGGGAAAAGAGCGAATGATATCTTCAAGCAAGCCAGAAGTAATATTCTTGCAACCAACCAGCACCACGGACTTTatcttttctttattataaCCATTCTGCAAGAAAATAGCTTATTTCAAacagaaaaaaatttaaagcatGGCCTTATCTTCAAAAGAACAAGGCATAGTATACTTACCATGATATTCCATATCATTGAGTCAGTGCAGTTAGGACCCAAATGTGAAAGATCCACTTGTCTTGATATATCCTTGTAAAAACTGACAGCAGCTCTCCAGTGCTTACAAgttaaagaagaaaagacaagAGATTTCACGTCAGACCTTAGAAAATGAAACACTCGTGCCAGCATATGACCATCCAATAAACCCCAGCTACCCAACTCAGTCTCTAAGCCCGCACTACTTTCTCCATGGAAAGCAGCATCACCACATAATTCTTCAAATGGGGTTTCATCCTTCTGAACAGCTTGCATGTCTTCATCTGTGATATAATCATCCTCACTTTCCTCAACATGTAGTCGAGCTCTTTTGCCAGCACGTGCATCAATTTCTACAATTAAGCAGGATCCCCCAAGGAAAAAAGCCTCAGAATGAATACCAAGTAGTTATAATAATAGTGCATACATGGAAGAACCCATGAAaagaagttaaaaaaaaaaattcataatcaTCTCAATGGTATGTCAATGGCATGACATAGGATCCTTATTACCTAGAATTACATCAAAACAACCAATATAAATTGATATAGCCAGTCACTACAACAGTATTGATTCAGATCAATGGTGCGAGTATGTGAAACAATGCTTCAACAAATACTATGTATAGacactaattaattaccaggaTCTATAACAGCACAGTTATTGCAGTCCCGTAATTGAAACTTTGAAAGTACACGAGTGGGGTAGAGAAGAAAATATAGCCACCAGTCACAACTTACTATTTCAAATGTTTAACTAAACCCAAGAAAGAGAAACAACCAATTGAAGGGAAGGAGAATAATCTTAAGACCAATATGCatctaataaaataaaagttgcAAATTGCTGACACCAAGGAATCTCAGAGCCAAATAAATCAAAATGCAATAGATAAGATATGAATAAAAAgcagaaaaagaaaacatagaacAGTACATCTGCTTTAatttaagaagaagaaaaaacacaCTTTCATTCTGTAACACTTGAGTATAACATGAAATTAACCAAACCATTATCACATATGCAATAAGCATGAGTACCATCTGCCTGGAATTCATATTAATTCCTGACAGTTAATTAATTTCACCATTAAATTTTCATTAGAAGGCAATGCAAATTCATGAAAAGGGAACAGAGAAATAATGGAGTGTAGAACCAAATGATTCCGAAAAGAAATCATTTTAGCCTAATACTGAACAATCAGACCGTTCATTAGCAGGACAATTACATGGGATGGCAGGAAAGGAAGATTATGACATACTTCACCCATGAACTTAATGTTGCTCTTTGTCAAACTTCCTAAAATATGATATCAATCGTTTTCTCAGGAACTTATTCCATACCTGATTTTCGGTATATAAGGTCATCAATCTCCTTCTTAGGCTGTTTAGCACTGAGCCATGGATCCAGAACATCATTTATGGCAGCAGCAAACTCCCTGCTCTTATAGGATTTCATTACCAGTTCATGTAGCTTCCCACGGGTAAAACCAATGAACTGTGGATGCAGGCCATGAAAGGAAGTGGAACTTGTGTTAATTTCAGAAGCACTCTTAGGTTTCGAAAGAGCAACTGAAGAAATACCAGGTGATGCAACATTCTCTGGTTTAATTTTAACAGTGGCTTCAGAAGTCTCAGTGTCAGGGATAACTGGAACCCACACTCTATCGAACTTCCTGAAAACACTACTAAATATTTGGATAGCACCTTGACTTGCCAAGACCTGAAGCTCTGAAAATGATGAAGGACCCTGTTCATGTCCAGAACCATCAAGGTAATACCACTCACCCAAATGTAGGTGTAAGTCATGCACTGTACAAAGACGGTCCTTAGGAGTGCTAATAGATGAAATGGACTTCCATGAACCATGAGAATCTTGATCGATTATGGATTGAGAATCACCTTCTATCATTAACCTTCTAGCATCACTAGCAAGAGCGTAAGCGCGAGAAGACCTTGAAGTATGCCTTTCCTTTCCTCGAACTTTAGCACGAGGTTCAGAAACAAAGGAACCATGGTCCTTCACAACACATGCATTTATCCTAACAACTGGTAGCACAGTTCCTTTGGCCCCCCTAACCAAAGTAGCCTTAGCTAGAGGTTGTCTGCTGAGACCAACAGAATCATTTTTCTCATCTAGGCAGGAGAAAGCCCAAGGCAGCAGGTCAAGCCTTCTACTTTGAGAAGGAAAATACAAATCATCTTTTCTATGCCACCGTGGGTCCTCAGAACCCGATTTTGGCATTTGGCACAATGGAAAGCCATCATTTACAACAAGTTTTCTCCTAGAAATTCTATCCTGCAAAGCTTCATCGTTCCTCTTCCAGTCACCACCCTTGCATGACCATCTACCAGAAAACCAATCAGCAGAGTCAACCAAAAAGGTGCAGCCTTGGTCTTTATCAAAGGATGCACTGGAACTCACTTCAACAACTTCATTTTGCTTCAGGTCAGAATATTTTGATAAATCATCATTACTCTGAACATGTTGCTCTGCAAGTTGATTCAAACTGAAACCTGTGCATGAAGATTAAAAATCCATCAGTTTGCAAAATTAAAATCTTGTGGCACATAAATGATTTCAAGCAAAAAATGCAGATGCATTCTTATGTACAAAGGGGTCCTCAGCCAATTTTACTGACACCTAAACCAGAAATCCATGATACATAGTCCATTTCCAATGCCATTGTTTACAGCAGAACAACTGCTTTTTCTTCAACTTCTGACCAACTTTGACAATTGACACCCTACTGCCAATGAAATTAGGAGAATGTATATCATTTACAGTGGGAACTCAAGAACTTCCAAGTGATTTTCAGGATCAAAGGAGGAAAAATGGTATGAGAAACAAAAACTGCAGCACAATATTCTCTGTCAAGGCCACAGTGACAGTCAACATCTGTAGTACAAAATTTTATGCCAAGTCCTACAAAATACGATGATTCAGATTTTCAACAAATAGTTTCCTTGGAGATTCATTGTATTCTAAGTGTACATCAGCTTTGAAACCCCTTAACCATCCAGAAAAGTATTGCACCAActcaaatgataaaaaaaaccgCAGATCGTTGAAAATTAGGATACGATATTACATCAGAACTGAAGAATGGTGCCAGATTGAGTAAACCTAACTTCCAGAATAGCCaagaaatttttattattttaaagggTCAAAAGTTCAGCATGTAGAAATTTCACCAAGAAATTAAATCATAATGACCATACGTTAATcctaacccaaaaaaaaaaagaacagagtAATTACATAAAATGAATAAACTACATAGTTATAGTTACCTTCTGGTTTCTCACATCCCTCCCACAACAAATGGTCAAATGTCATTTGTAATGCCTCTGCAAGaccaaaaaaagtaaaaaaaagataagagaTCTCCCCTGACGAAAATATATGTACCTATATAAACATCTGTAATAACACCATAACTTTATTGAATGGGGGGGGAAGGAAATTTAAGAGATTAAAATACCTCCAATAGTCTCCAGTTCTCTGCCAGGGGTAACACTAAAACCCTCCAACAAAGCTCCAACCCTCTCATCAATGTGGAGATCTTCTAAATGTTCAGACACAACAGAACCATCGTTAAGGAAGACTTGGGGCTGTTGCAAAGTCATTGCTGCTTCGTCAACACTTAGGTAACCAGATTGAGTCATATCTCCAGTATCTGCCAAGACATTACCAGGTGCCTCTGGAGGGCTCACTAGTTGAGTTACAGTGTCTGACACAATAGATGGGAAATTAGCAGTCACTACTGGTGAAACAGCATTTTCAATGGTTACCCACCTGTCGCTATCAGCGCGCTTGATCAAGTGGTCTGACACAAGAACTCCCTCATCCACGAATGATTTAAGGTCACATAATTTTGAAGGTCCACATTCCAGGCCAAAATAGTCGAGGTAAAACCATTTCCCTGTGTATATATCAGTGACTGGCTGCGCATGAGGTGGTGTATCACAGATATCCATGTCTTCTTCCATGGATAGTAGTTCTTCGGGAGGAGGTCCATCCACATGAGGAGATTCTTTGCCATTCTTGCATGGACTTTGAGACTGCTCTTCTAGGCGAAGCTCAGAGCTATCTTTTTTCTCCTCAAATTCATTAATATTCTGGGTAATATTTCTATCTTGAGGTTCTTTACCAGAGAATTGAGGATCTCTTCCACTAGAATCCGGTTGGCTAAGCTTATCCTCCTGGCCTTTATTACCAACCTGAGAGTTTCGCTTTTCAATTACACCACCTTTTCGGCTCATGTCTCGCTGATTATGAGACCTGCCCCGATCAACTGGGGAACAATCAAGAACATTAGGAGTCCGATCCCTGCGATCGTTGTACCGATCCTGTGAAGACCGCTCTGAATGAGGACTTCTATAACCATAATGACGTCTCTTGTCATATGGAGATTTGTCACGTCCATATGGGGATCTTTCACGAACATAGGGAGACCTCTCTCTTCGAATTGGACTTCTGTGATCATAATACCGGGCTCTGTCATGTGGGGACCGCTCAGAATGCCCTGGACTACGTCCGTGCCTGTCATAAACTACTTTCGAAGAAAAACTGGGCTCATGATGTCTGGAGGAATATTTATCCAACGAAGGTATTcttgaagaagaagtagaagagGAAGAATTTCTATAGAACCTCTCCAGAGGGCGACCTGAGTAGTGCTCGGAATGAGCAGAGCGTGTACTATCTTCAGAAATTCTCCTACTTTTTGAGCTTGCATAATCCCCATAATCAACATACAGTTTGCGCTCATTGCTATCACACTCAGCTCCATATCGCTTTAACCTGTTACCTGAACTGTACTCTCTTCCATGATTCTTTCCATCAATATATTCACTCTTATAAGAGCCGTCTTCATCCACAATCTTTGAACTGATTCTTATATTTCTTTCAAGGCCACTCTCCCACCTAGAAGAGCTTTTACCATGCTGATTACTCgcacttctaaactctttccttCTATAAACGTCCTCACTGAAATACTTCCCAGAAGGTGGTGTACGCTCTCTAATGTTATCATACCTGCCTCGGGATTTACTGAAGATGAAATTGTCTTTATTATGCCACCTATCTGGAACGAACTCACCTTTTTCAATATCATCTCTGGTAAAGTCCCATTTCCTCCACCTACCCGAACCCAAAACGACCTCTCCCTTCTCTGTATCACCTTTCCTCCATTTCTCACTAATAATCTCTCCTTTCTCAATTTCATTCCTCCTTGCTTTCTCTGCTGTGACAGGCTCGCCGTTTTCAACATCTGGTTTCACTAGCCACTTTAATGTAcccaattcaccttcttcaacttcttctttaTTACTCTGTACCTTATTATCAACAAAACTCAAAACAATGTCGGTATCCTTGCTGCTCTTTTCTTCCTTCTCCTTGTCTTTGCTAACCTTTATTACTTCCTTCTCCTTAAGAACTGTTGCTTCCTTCTCCTTGCCAGTCGCTGCATCTGTCTGCTTAATAACCTTTGTTGTCTTCTCCAATCCGAATTCACTCTTCTCAGCCGCTGCTTTCTTCACTGTAATGACCTTTTTAACCTTAATCACCTTCTTCAATACTTTCTTGGGCTTTGAGTTTAAGCCATTGGTAGTGCTGTTGCCATTGCTATTGGAGTTGTTGTTACTGTTACACTTACTGTTATTGTTATTGCTGCTGGTGTTGCTATTGTTGGTGGTGGGAGTAGCTGTGGTGGTGGTATTGCCAGGTTTGCCTACGCTACAAAGTGTTGTCGCATTTTCCTGAATTGGAAATCTCTCCATGATAGTATTATGCTGCAAAGGCATGCATGCGACACCTCCATCGCCCATGGAAATCACACCGTGGAACCAAGTCACTCGAAACCCTAGTTCTCTCCTCTGCCGGGGTTATCGATGCTCATACTGCAAAATTCGGCTCCGCCTTGTGAACCTTCGCTTCAATTAAGAACCCTAATTCACAGAAGAGAAGGACAAATCAACACAAAAGCAATGTAGGGTTTCATTAGAACGTATGAGCACACGCAAACACATTaacgaaaagaaaaagaaaaagactgCAAATTGAACAAACTTGAAACCCTAGGGTTTCgatagaaaagagaaagaaaaagaaaaacacaaaaagggaAAGAAGGCGATGGAAAATTACCAGAGAAAAACGAACAAGGAGAGAGATAGATCAAGGAATAAACCTTGGAAGAGCTgtaaattaaaagaaataattACTTAGACCGCAGATCgattgagaaagaaaagggaaatagataacgAGTGAAGAGAAATATTTTGTGTGTTTCTTTGTATTGGGTTATATATCTCTTAACGCTAAATCTTTGTGTTTCTCTCGCTCGTCTTGTGTTGTTCTTGGTCTGAAAGACGGAGagattttatttcctaaattttaATACTAGTAACATTTAATTCATCTTCTCTCAAAAAACATTTATTGATCTAAACTAAATTACATAATTGGCCTCTGTGATTTGTaggaaatggaaatggaaagCCGAGCCGACGTTGTCCGGCTCATTGACTGGGCTGaactagtttttttttgttttttttcttttgaggcAACTGGGCTGAACTAGTCAATCACTTGGGTTGGGTTGTAAACTGTACAGTGGGATCATCTCGGCTTGTCGCGATAATCTTTGGCCGTTGAAACTTGGAAGCTATCACATACATTATCGCAATAATACTGGTTGGAGATTGATTCAGGACTGTAATATTGGAATGCTACATTGTATTTCTACTGTAAAAATATATGTTCATCAAACTCTAATAGACATTAAGATAATACATTACTGGCGGATAGGGTCACAATAACAATGGATCGGCTCAAAACGGATCCAGCCACTGCCAGACTCCTCCTAGCTGGACCATCTTATTGGAAACAAGAGGATTATTAAATTGATTAAAGAAAAGTTAATTTACAGAGAAACAGAAGTGCCTTAATATAGGCATCTTGAGTAACGAATACAAACAAAAATAAGAGGAGAAAATACTAAAGTACCCCTGTTACATTTCTAATATCCTAAACTACCCTTATGTTAATTAATATCTCtaataccccccccccccccctcaatCTGGCTGGCAAATGTTGATGAGACCAAGACGAGCAACTAATTCCTTGAAGTGTTTTGCTGGAAGAGGTTTTGTTAGGAGATCAGCAAGTTGCTGGTGAGTGGTAACAGGAATCAAACGTAGAAGGCCAGATTGAATCTTTTCACGAATGTAATGACAGTCAATCTCTATATGTTTGGACCTTTCATGAAATGTGGAGTTATGGGCCAAATACACAGCAGATTTGTTGTCACAATAAAGAACAGCAGCAGAAGGAGATGAGAGATGTAAGAATTGCAAAACACAATGAATCCACTGAATCTCTGAAGAAGCTACTGCTAAAGCTCTATATTCAGCCTCGGTAGAACTTCTTGAAACAACTGCCTGCTTCTTGCTTTTCAATGAGACCAGGGAATCACCAATGAATATTGTGTACCCTGTTATGGACCTTCGAGTATCCGGACAACCAGCCCAATCAGAGTCACTAAAGGCTCTTATTGTTAATGATGCATTAGCTGGGAAGAACAGGCCTTGAGCAGGTGTGCGTTTGATGTACTTGAGAACCTTCAGAGCTGCTTGCAAGTGCACATCAGTTGGGCAAGCAAGGAATTGAATGAGTTGATTTACTGTATAACTTATATCAGGTCTTGTTGTGGTGAGATAGACCAATCTGCCTATCATTCTTCTGTAAGATGTTTTGTCTGGCAGAGGAGTTCCTTTGTCTTTGGACAATCTGGAGAAAAGGTTTCAATATAGTCTATACCCTCAGTCTGAGTATATCCTTTGGCAACAAGTCTTGCCTTATACCTTTCTAAACTACCATTTGCATTCAATTTAACTTTAAACAACCACATACATTTAATAGGAATAACACCAACAGGCAAATCCACAATATCCCATGTATGATTTAACTCTAACGCttgaatttctttcttcatAGCCTCTCTCCAACACTCATGTTGCTGAGCTTGCTTATAAGTTTTAGGTTCATGAATAATGTCAACTGCCATAACATATGATTTATGTTTAGCAGAAAACCTATGATAACTAAGAACTGATTCAAGAGGATACTTAGGAAAAATAGTAGTAGTGGAAGGTTGAGAGCACAACTGATGACAGTTGAAGTCTTGCAAATATATAGGAGCATTTCTATTTCTCATGGACTTCCTAACAGGAACAGAAGAAGTAGAAGGCACAAAATTCTGCACACACGTAACCTCATTCGTTGAAGTGTCATGAACAGGATTATGTATATTAACAGAAGCAGACGCATTAATAGGGCCATACTCATTAACAGGTTCATGCCCACAAGGACTAACATAATCATGAGAAGAATCAGAAACAACATCCTCAAATGGCAAAGGATCAAAAATAGGAAAACTAAATTCTTTAGATGCAACATCCTTATAACTAGAGTAAGGAAAAACATTCTCATGGAACTTAACATCTCTAGAAACAATATATGACCTATGTTTTAAATCAAATAACCTATATCCTTTGATGTTAGAGGGGAAACCTAGAAAAACACAAGGTAACGCCCTAGCATCAAACTTCTGCTTATGTCCAGCCACCACAGTAGCATAAGCAAGAGAACCAAACACTTTTAATTGAGAATAATCAGGCACTTTGTTATAGAGTTTCTGATAAGGAGACAGATCATTCAACACATGAGTAGGAAGCAAATTAATAAGATGCACATCATGTAGAGTGCAATCAGTCCAAAAATCTAAAGGTAAGTTAGCCTGAAACCGGAGAGCCCTAGCAACATTTAACAAATGTTGATGCTTTCTTTCAACTATACTATTTTGCTGAGGAGTATAGGGACAAGCAGTTTGATGTACCACACCTTTTTCTGCATAAAAATCTTTTAGGTGCAATTCTTTTGCATTATCAGACCTAATGACTTTGATTTTCACAGAAAACTGAGTATAAACAAAATTGTAAAACTTCTTAATAGCATTAGTAGCTTCATTTTTAGAAACAAGAAAACAAACCCAAGTAAATCTACTGCAATCATCCACCACTGTTAAGAACTATTTATACCCCATAATAGAAGGAACAGCCATAGGACCCCAGACATCAATATGCACTAAATCGAAGCATGTACTAGAAACTGAAGTACTAATAGGAAATTGCATTCTCTTTTGTTTAGCTAACGGACATACATGACAAACAAAATCCATAGAATCACAAGAACCAGCTAAACCAGAAATATTCATAGCTTTCAATTTAGAACATGCTAAGTGTCCTAATCTATTATGCcataaggaaaacaaaaaagatgAACTAGCAGTAATAGCATTTATGAATCGTGATAAGTCAGCATTTTGTTGAAAATGATAAAGTCCATGCTCCTGATCAGCTGAACCAATCATCCTCCTGCTGACATTGTCCTGAAAAACACACTTATCTTGCATAAAATGCATTGAACAATTGTTATCTCTTAACAAACAACTAACTGAGATAAGATTAAACTTAAACACAGGAATGAGCAACACATTATGCAAGACTAAGTCTTTAGACAATTTGATAGTACCTACTTTATTAACCACTAAAGTAGACCCATTAGGCAGAAATACTTTCCTAGGAGCAATGCTAGTTACTTGATCAAAATAAATGTCAGTGTTAACAACATGATCAGTGGCTCTAGAGTCCACTAACCATGATGGTGAACCAGTGACATCATTAAGAAAAGGCATACCTGTGAAATTGGTATCAAATTGAGGTTGCAAAGTACCCCCTGAAAAAGTCATAGCATGCCCAGATGGCCCGGCTTGAGACGTGTGCGCAGCAACATGTTGAGAGGTCATAGCATTAACAACAGGACCTGTAGACCCTTGTGACCCTTGTGACTTCTGCATTTGCTGAAGTAAACTCATAAGTTGAGCATATTGTTCAGAAGTAATTTCAGCAGGATCACAAGCTTGATTAGTTCCATCCTCAACTACCACATTTGCTGCAAACCGTTTTCTGTGCTTGAAATTAGGAGGATAACCATGTTTCTTGAAACATGTATCAACTGTATGACCTTCTTTATCACAGTGAGTGCAAACAGGCCCTTTCTTTCCATAAGCCTGATATGGCCTCTTGCCAGAAGTTTGCCCTtgattcctagcagaaccatcACCTAAAGGTGCCCTTGCATAATTGACAAATGCATCTCCAAAAGAAGAAACATCAAGACAAGACTCAAGCTGCCTCTCTTGTTGAATCACAAGATTAAACACCCTATCTATAGTTGGTAAAGGATCTTGCATGAGACTTTGGGATTTAACCAAACTAAAATTAGAATTCAGCCCTCTCAAGAACTTAATAATAAAGTCTTGATCTTGATACTTTCTAACATTTTTAATGGCAACACACTGATCAACACTTGTAATAGTGCAAGTACAAGATGGAATAGCTCTAAAGTTAATGAATTCTTGCCACACCATTTGTAATTTTGTAAAATAATCAGTAACTGACAAATCACCCTGCACTGTTGACAAAACTTCATCTTGAAGCTCAGCAATATGAAGAACATCCCCTTGAGAAAACCTACTTTTTAGATTCTGCCAAACCTGAGCAGCCGAATCATACCATATTATGGATTGAGCAATAGACGTAGTAAGTGAATGCTTTATCCAAGACAACACCATTTGATTGCAACGATGCCAAGCAGGCTTATTTTGTTCAGGTATGGAGGATAAAGGGAAAGACCCATCACAAAAACAGAATTTATTTTTAGCCAATAAAGATCCCTTGATTGATCTACTCCATGAAAAATAATTCTTGTTAGTCAATTGTTGAGTAACTAAAACCAGACTAGGGTTTTCACTTGGATGTAAGTAGAAAGGACTTGAGGGATTTTGAGACACATCAAGAACCCTACCTTCATCACGATTAAAATTCCTACCATTATTTTCAAGACTAGAATTACCTTCTTGATTGTTGTTTGGAGGAATTCCAGATTCTTGATTAACATTTGTATGCCCAGACCCATCATGATTGTTATTCCGTCCATTGTTGCATGTTTCCCCAATTACTGCACCGATGTACGTCATCTTCAACCAGGAGAAAAGATCGCAAACAAATCAGGACTGCAACAAACAAAGAGAACTAAAGAACGGAAGAAAAAAACGAATTTAGAAAGCGGAAGCAATCTTtctttgctctgataccatattggAAACAAGAGGATTATGAAATTGATTAaagaaaatttaatttacagAGAAACAGAAGTGCCTTAATATAGGCATCTTGAGTAACGGATACAAACAAAAATAAGAGGAGAAAATACTAAAGTACCCCT comes from the Euphorbia lathyris chromosome 5, ddEupLath1.1, whole genome shotgun sequence genome and includes:
- the LOC136229056 gene encoding histone-lysine N-methyltransferase ATXR3 isoform X2 translates to MGDGGVACMPLQHNTIMERFPIQENATTLCSVGKPGNTTTTATPTTNNSNTSSNNNNSKCNSNNNSNSNGNSTTNGLNSKPKKVLKKVIKVKKVITVKKAAAEKSEFGLEKTTKVIKQTDAATGKEKEATVLKEKEVIKVSKDKEKEEKSSKDTDIVLSFVDNKVQSNKEEVEEGELGTLKWLVKPDVENGEPVTAEKARRNEIEKGEIISEKWRKGDTEKGEVVLGSGRWRKWDFTRDDIEKGEFVPDRWHNKDNFIFSKSRGRYDNIRERTPPSGKYFSEDVYRRKEFRSASNQHGKSSSRWESGLERNIRISSKIVDEDGSYKSEYIDGKNHGREYSSGNRLKRYGAECDSNERKLYVDYGDYASSKSRRISEDSTRSAHSEHYSGRPLERFYRNSSSSTSSSRIPSLDKYSSRHHEPSFSSKVVYDRHGRSPGHSERSPHDRARYYDHRSPIRRERSPYVRERSPYGRDKSPYDKRRHYGYRSPHSERSSQDRYNDRRDRTPNVLDCSPVDRGRSHNQRDMSRKGGVIEKRNSQVGNKGQEDKLSQPDSSGRDPQFSGKEPQDRNITQNINEFEEKKDSSELRLEEQSQSPCKNGKESPHVDGPPPEELLSMEEDMDICDTPPHAQPVTDIYTGKWFYLDYFGLECGPSKLCDLKSFVDEGVLVSDHLIKRADSDRWVTIENAVSPVVTANFPSIVSDTVTQLVSPPEAPGNVLADTGDMTQSGYLSVDEAAMTLQQPQVFLNDGSVVSEHLEDLHIDERVGALLEGFSVTPGRELETIGEALQMTFDHLLWEGCEKPEGFSLNQLAEQHVQSNDDLSKYSDLKQNEVVEVSSSASFDKDQGCTFLVDSADWFSGRWSCKGGDWKRNDEALQDRISRRKLVVNDGFPLCQMPKSGSEDPRWHRKDDLYFPSQSRRLDLLPWAFSCLDEKNDSVGLSRQPLAKATLVRGAKGTVLPVVRINACVVKDHGSFVSEPRAKVRGKERHTSRSSRAYALASDARRLMIEGDSQSIIDQDSHGSWKSISSISTPKDRLCTVHDLHLHLGEWYYLDGSGHEQGPSSFSELQVLASQGAIQIFSSVFRKFDRVWVPVIPDTETSEATVKIKPENVASPGISSVALSKPKSASEINTSSTSFHGLHPQFIGFTRGKLHELVMKSYKSREFAAAINDVLDPWLSAKQPKKEIDDLIYRKSEIDARAGKRARLHVEESEDDYITDEDMQAVQKDETPFEELCGDAAFHGESSAGLETELGSWGLLDGHMLARVFHFLRSDVKSLVFSSLTCKHWRAAVSFYKDISRQVDLSHLGPNCTDSMIWNIMNGYNKEKIKSVVLVGCKNITSGLLEDIIRSFPFLCSIDIRGCCQLKELVFKFPDVCWIRNRGSRGAGIVEESYSKLKSLRQISEKPLAFNKIKGLNSDADDFELKEYFNSVNKRDPANPLFRHSLYKRSKLFDARKSSSILSRDARIRRWAIKKSETGYKRMEGFLAFGLKDIMKENTFDFFVPKVAEIEDRMQNGYYTGHGLRSVKEDISRMCRDAIKAKNRGAGDMNRIITLFLKLASHLEDSSKFSYQRDKLMKSWKDDLFAGSGYAPMKYKKKLALEKKNTSRSNGITLANGSSDFGDCASDREIRRRLSKLNRKSMDSGSETSDGFDKSSEDGRSDSESTASETESDLDFRSENRIGDSRGVGFFMEDECFESIVDDREWGARMTKASLVPPVTRKYEVIDQYVIVADEEDVQRKMCVSLSDDYAEKLDAQKNGSEELDMELPEVKEFKPRKQLGDEVIEQEVYGIDPYTHNLLLDSMPDELDWPLSEKQMFIEDMLLRALNKQVRHFTGTGNTPMIFTLQPIVQEIEKAAEEDCDVKTMKMCQRILMAMDNRPDDNYVAYRKGLGVVCNKEGGFEADDFVVEFLGEVYPAWKWFEKQDGIRSLQKDSKDPAPEFYNIYLERPKGDADGYDLVVVDAMHKANYASRICHSCRPNCEAKVTAVDGQYQIGIYTLREIRYGEEITFDYNSVTESKEEYEASVCLCGSQVCRGSYLNLTGEGAFQKVFKERHAMLDRHQLMLEACELNSVSEDDYLDLGRAGLGRCLLGGLPDWVVAYSARLVRFINLERTKLPEEILRHNLEEKKKYYSDIYLEVERSDAEVQAEGVYNQRLQNLAVTLDKVRYVMRCVFGDPKKAPPPLERLTPEESVSFLWKGEGSLVEELLQCMTPHVEADVLNDLKSKIHAHDPLDSDNIQKELHKSLL